From the genome of Candidatus Hydrogenedentota bacterium:
GGCCTGCTGGCTGTTCATGCCCTCCGACGGAAGGCTGTAATCGGTGTGATAAAACGCAATGCCTTTGAAGTGAAGATGCTCCACGAAAGCGCCGCCGGCCGTATCGCCCTGAAGCACGATCAATTGCTGCGCAACCGGCGCGATGACCTCCGCGGTGTCCATCTCCTCCCCCGGTTTCGGGATGTACGAGACTGTTTTCGTCTTGCGCTCGAGATACCACTCGCCGGGCGCGTCCAGGCCCTCCAGAATGTTCTCCACGTAATACCGTTGTCCTGGCCCGGACCACCGGTTGAAGTCCCACCCGCCTTCAGGACGTTTCATGATCAGCAGGCGCTGTTCCCTGTCAATCCGCTCAACGGGAAGCTTCGTGATGTCCCACGAATGAAGTCCCACCACGAGCACGTCCTCGATGTTCTGCCACTCCTGCACGTCTCCTTCCTTATACCGAATGGCATTGTGCGGGCTGACAACCGGTTTCTGGGTGTTCGGGTCATTTATGACGGGCGCCGTCCCGTCGCTGATGAAGTTGTCTCCGTTAGGACTGCGTGCCGGGCCGCGAAACTCGCCGTTCACCCACAACGCGCAGAACGGCGAGGGACGAGGCCCCGCTTCCGGCACGATTGCCCGCCAGACCCCGCCATCCTGCGTCCAGCCTGTAACAGGGACTCCGCCGCTGACAACCGGATGCTCGCCCGGATACGCTTCGTATGTGATCGGCGCCGTGGGCGACCCCGTGTCTACCGGCTCGAAGACGATAGGCGCCGTTACACGGTACACGCCGTTCCGCAGTTGTACCGAGACAGGCCCCGGCAACCTGCCAGCGCCTTTCATTTCCCGCAACAAATCGCGCGCGCCCGTGATAGTCGCGCGCGGCCCGTCCGTCCCCTCGGCATTGGGTTCCGGCAGGGTTCCCGACCACGCATCGTTGCCGTTGGGCGCGACATACAATTGCAGCGCCGTATCGCCGGCATGGGCGACGGAAAGGGCCGCAACAATCGCAGCTACAAGGATGAGTCTCTTGCACATGACGCTTCTCCTGAGTTCTTGGGATTTTGGAGACACAATACCCAATTCTGCTTCCAGGTACACCTTTTCCCTTTCCGCAACTATGTTCTATACAAAGAATAGTGTATTGTTTCCCCAAAATTCGGTGCGCTATCATACGCCCCTACAAGCCAGAAACCGGCGGGAACAACCTTGGAGGAAAGACGTATGCGGGGAACATCCGGCATTCTCAAAGGCGTCACGGCCACCTTGATTGCTATTGCCCTTGCCCTATGCACCGGCTGCGGCGGAGACCAGACGGCTTCCCCGGGTCCACGCGATGTCGCGAGCCAGCCAGCCAAACCCCGCGTGGCCCTCATCATGAAATCCCTCGCCAACGAGTTCTTTCTCACCATGGAGGAGGGGGCTAAGGCTCATCAGAAGGCAAATGCCGGCACGTACGACCTCGTAGCGCAGGGCATTAAAGACGAACGCGACGTCAACCGGCAGGTACAGCTTGTCGAGCAGATGATCGCACAAGACGTCGACGCCATCGTGATTGCCCCCGCGGACTCGAAACTCCTCGTATCCGCCTGCCAGAAAGCCATGGACGCCGGCATCGTGGTCGTCAATATCGACAACAAGTTCGACAGCGGCGTGCTGGCCGAGCGCAACGTCCAAATCCCCTTTGTGGGACCTGACAACCGCAAGGGCGCGCGCCTGGTCGGCGAATATCTCGCCGGAAAACTTTCGCCAGGCGATCCCGTGGCCATCGTCGAAGGCATTCCCACCGCCTTCAACGCCATCCAGCGCAAACTGGGATTCGAGGATGCCATGAACGCCGCAGGCATGAAAATCGTCGCCTCCCAGTCCGGCAGTTGGGAAACTTCGAAGGCGAACCAGGTCGTCTCGGCGGTGATCACCGAAAACCCGAACATCAAGGCCTTCCTGTGCGCGAACGACAGCATGGCCCTGGGCGCGGTGGCCGCTCTGCGCGCTGCCGGGAAGCTCGAGTCCGTGCGCGTGGTCGGGTTCGACAACATCTCCGCGGCCCAGGAACTCCTCAAGAAAGGCGAGCTCCTCGCGACGGCCGACCAGCACGCGGACCAGCTCGCCGTCTTCGGCATCGAGTACGCGTTGAAGATGATCGGGGGAGAAGCCCTCCCCGAAGATTACGAAACCCCCGTCGACCTTGTTACGGCCGAAAACCTGTAAGCATCATGCAGCTAATCCGGGGCCCGCACCGAGAAAGAAGTTCTGAATGAGCAGCGGCAGACGTTCCTATATCTTTCTGCTCGACTATCTCGGGCTTACCGTCGTCCTGCTCTTGCTCATCGCGGGATTCAGCGTATTCACCGAAAATTTCTTCACCCTCACGAATTTCCGGACCATCGTGAACCAGACTCCCGACGCGGTCGTTATCGCTGTCGGTATGACCTTCGTGTTGATCATCGCGGGCATCGACCTTTCAGTGGGGTCGGTGCTTGGGCTGAGCGAGGCCGTTCTCGCAGTCTGTCTTCATCGCTTCGGATTGCCTATGCCGGTTGGAATCGCGGCCTGCCTGGGCACCGGCCTGCTATGCGGCGTCCTCAACGGCGCCACTACCATCACGTGGCGGCTGCCCTCATTCATCGTGACCCTGGGCATGCTCGAGATCGCTCGCGGCGGCGCATACCTCGTGACCAATTCCCGCTCGATCTACCTGGGCACGCAACTCGGAGGTTTTGTTTCGTTGCGCATCGGCGGCGTCTCCATGATGTTCGTGATCGCCGTTCTCGTCGTTGTTGCGGGGCAGATTGTGCTGTCGCTCACGGCATTTGGACGCCATCTCTTTGCGATCGGGTCCAATGAAGAATCGGCCCGGCTGTCGGGCATCCCCACGCAACAGTTGAAGGCGGCCGTGTTCGCACTAAGCGGATTCCTTGCCGGTTTGGCGGCGCTGATCAGCGCGGCGCGGCTCGAGGGTGTCAATCCGGAAGACGGCATCGGTTACGAGCTGCAGGCGATCGCGGCCGTCGTCATTGGCGGCACAAGCCTTTTCGGCGGCCGCGGGTCAGTGGTTCGCTCGTTTCTCGGCGTCATGATCATTGCGGTGCTCGCGGGCGGTCTGGCTCAGGCAAATGCCCAGGAGCATACCAAACGCCTCGTAACGGGCATGGTCATTGTTGCTGCCGTGATCATCGACTACTACCGCAACCGGTTGCGCGCTTCGAGTGTTTCCGGATAGTCAACGGGAGCATCCCGGCCGGTCAACGGTCCAAACGAGGTACTGCCATGCTCAAGACGTTGCTTCTTGCGGCCATCGCCTTCCCCATTCTCTCGGTGTGCGCCTTTGCCGGCGCGTACGAGGACCAAATCGCCGATATACGCGAAATCAAACAGCGCATCACCGCCGCGTGGCAAACCCCCAACACAGACCTCGACGGAACGGTAGCCAGGCTGCTCTCCGCTGAAAAAGGCTGGTGGGCCGAATATACGCTCGAACATCCCGGAATCTACCACCATGGAGGAGCGTTCGGTCCGCCTCTCACTCTCGCGCGCGCCTACGCGAGCCCGCAAAGCGCGCACCACGCCAGCCGGGAGGTCCTCGCATCCATCGAAGCCGGTCTCCGTTATCTGCAGACCATGGTTTATCCCGGCTGCAAACGCGTCGGAAACTGGTGGTCGTGGGACATCGGCATGCCTATTAAAATCCTTCCCATGCTGTTTCTGCTGGAAGGGACCATGAACCCTGAATTGTACGATGCCTACGTCAAAACCGTGACGTACCTCCTCCGGTGCGAAGATGAAATCCAGGCGCAAGGCGCCTGGCAACCGCCCGCGCAACCGTTTGTCGGCAAGACGGATACCAACGCGCTCTGGGTTGCTCATCGCTGTTTACAGTTGGCTGTCCTGCTTGAGAATCCCGCCATGGCAGGCAAATGGTCGGACCGCTCGTTCGGCGAGATGGGCGAACCCGGCGATGGTTTTCTGCAGGCTGACTACAGTTACAAGTTCCACGGCGCAATTCCCATGTGGGCGTACGGCCGCTCCTTTCTCCAAGACTATGCCGAGATGGTCAAGACGTACGAGGGAACGTATCTCGGGCCCAATGGCGCCCAACTCGGCCGCTACGCCGCGATGACCGGCCATTTCGTCGACGGATTCCTGTATCGCGGGCGTATCTGCCCGGCCCTCATCGGCCGCGAGATCAGCCGTGGACCCGAAACCTACCGATCTTCCTGCGGATTTGCCGCCGCCGATGCGCTTGCGGGTTCCAGCCATCCCCAAGCATCCCATTTTGTTGCGCTTGCCGCACGCGAGGCGGGCTATCTCGGCTGGACGCCGCCACAACCCGCCATCGAACCCGCGCCGCCCAGCACAGGCGTTTTCGCTTATCCCGACAGCGATTTCCTCCAAGTCACCCGCGCGGATTGGGCCCTGGGCATCAAAATGCACTCCGCGCGTAACAAAGGCTACGAATCCATCAACCAGGAAAATCTCCAGGGATGGTTTTTCAGCCACGGAAGCATGTTCTATTTTCTTGACGGCGACGAGTGGCGCAATTGCTGGCCTACCATCGATTGGACCCGGCTTCCGGGCACGACCGCCGCCGTCGAGCGCAAAGAGCAGAACGAGTCCCCGTTTGTTGGGCTCGTTCCCGTATCCGGCGACACCGCGTTCGCCGCTGAAGAGCTTCGCGCCGGCGGTTTTCAGGCCCGCAAGCTTTGGCTGGTTGACGGCGGCGTCATCCTGTGCGCGGGCGCAGATATCGCAGGTCCCGGCCGGGTTGAGACAACCATCATTAACCTGCCATTGCCGCTCGATGCCGAAGCCGTCGTCGATGGCCAATCCCTCCCGAACGAGGCCTTCGAAACAGACGCCGTGGCCTCCTGGATATGGGCGAAGAATGTGGGCTATGTCTTCCTCGAGCCCACCAGACTCCATCTGTTGCGTGAAACTCGGCAATCCGACTGGCATTCAATTCGCGGCGACCATGTGGGCGGCAAGGGCAGCGTCGAGACGCAGGCCTATTTCACCGCGGTCATCCCTCACACCGCGGATATGCCCGCATACGCCTACGCGTTCTGTCCGCGCCGCGCTTCCAGTGAGATGGCCGAGGCAGCTCAGGCGGTCCGAAGCTCCTATGCCCTCGATATCAATCCTCACGGTGCGCGCGTCGAGTATCCCGCCGGCAACGCCTTCGCCTTCTGGGAACCGGGTGTGCTTCAGAACGTCGAGACGGACCGAAGCTGTCTGCTCGTTATGCAAGGCGAAGACATCCACGTGGCCGACCCCGCATGGCGGGACGGGCCATTCACGCTCAAAGTCCATGGCCGCGCTCTCGAACCCGTCATATGCCAGCGCGGACGTTCCGTCATGGTCAAGAGCGCGAAACCATAGTCCAATCCATCTTCCGAGAGCCTGTTCAGCGGGCTGCCGACAGGTCTTCTCCGCCGTGGCGCCGTGTTCTGACCGCGCCACTCTTGCGGCCACAGGGTCGCCATCGTTCGAGCAGTGCAGGACGGGATCTAAGCGGCCAGAGGGACTCAAAGGATGCCGAGAGGGCAGGGGGTACCTCGGGTTGCCGCGGGCCGGCTCGGC
Proteins encoded in this window:
- a CDS encoding sugar ABC transporter substrate-binding protein; this encodes MRGTSGILKGVTATLIAIALALCTGCGGDQTASPGPRDVASQPAKPRVALIMKSLANEFFLTMEEGAKAHQKANAGTYDLVAQGIKDERDVNRQVQLVEQMIAQDVDAIVIAPADSKLLVSACQKAMDAGIVVVNIDNKFDSGVLAERNVQIPFVGPDNRKGARLVGEYLAGKLSPGDPVAIVEGIPTAFNAIQRKLGFEDAMNAAGMKIVASQSGSWETSKANQVVSAVITENPNIKAFLCANDSMALGAVAALRAAGKLESVRVVGFDNISAAQELLKKGELLATADQHADQLAVFGIEYALKMIGGEALPEDYETPVDLVTAENL
- a CDS encoding ABC transporter permease, with product MSSGRRSYIFLLDYLGLTVVLLLLIAGFSVFTENFFTLTNFRTIVNQTPDAVVIAVGMTFVLIIAGIDLSVGSVLGLSEAVLAVCLHRFGLPMPVGIAACLGTGLLCGVLNGATTITWRLPSFIVTLGMLEIARGGAYLVTNSRSIYLGTQLGGFVSLRIGGVSMMFVIAVLVVVAGQIVLSLTAFGRHLFAIGSNEESARLSGIPTQQLKAAVFALSGFLAGLAALISAARLEGVNPEDGIGYELQAIAAVVIGGTSLFGGRGSVVRSFLGVMIIAVLAGGLAQANAQEHTKRLVTGMVIVAAVIIDYYRNRLRASSVSG
- a CDS encoding polysaccharide lyase family 8 super-sandwich domain-containing protein, coding for MLKTLLLAAIAFPILSVCAFAGAYEDQIADIREIKQRITAAWQTPNTDLDGTVARLLSAEKGWWAEYTLEHPGIYHHGGAFGPPLTLARAYASPQSAHHASREVLASIEAGLRYLQTMVYPGCKRVGNWWSWDIGMPIKILPMLFLLEGTMNPELYDAYVKTVTYLLRCEDEIQAQGAWQPPAQPFVGKTDTNALWVAHRCLQLAVLLENPAMAGKWSDRSFGEMGEPGDGFLQADYSYKFHGAIPMWAYGRSFLQDYAEMVKTYEGTYLGPNGAQLGRYAAMTGHFVDGFLYRGRICPALIGREISRGPETYRSSCGFAAADALAGSSHPQASHFVALAAREAGYLGWTPPQPAIEPAPPSTGVFAYPDSDFLQVTRADWALGIKMHSARNKGYESINQENLQGWFFSHGSMFYFLDGDEWRNCWPTIDWTRLPGTTAAVERKEQNESPFVGLVPVSGDTAFAAEELRAGGFQARKLWLVDGGVILCAGADIAGPGRVETTIINLPLPLDAEAVVDGQSLPNEAFETDAVASWIWAKNVGYVFLEPTRLHLLRETRQSDWHSIRGDHVGGKGSVETQAYFTAVIPHTADMPAYAYAFCPRRASSEMAEAAQAVRSSYALDINPHGARVEYPAGNAFAFWEPGVLQNVETDRSCLLVMQGEDIHVADPAWRDGPFTLKVHGRALEPVICQRGRSVMVKSAKP